In Desulfuromonadales bacterium, the following are encoded in one genomic region:
- a CDS encoding integration host factor subunit beta, which yields MTKSELVESLSFTDVGLNKKEAELIVNTIFDTIGDALISGDRVEIRGFGSFTIRERDAREARNPKSGDVVKIAAKKTPFFKTGKELRERVNNG from the coding sequence GAATTGGTTGAGAGCCTGTCCTTCACCGATGTTGGACTCAACAAAAAAGAAGCCGAATTGATCGTCAATACGATTTTCGACACCATCGGTGATGCCCTCATCAGCGGCGATCGGGTCGAGATCCGCGGTTTCGGTTCCTTCACCATCCGCGAGCGCGACGCTCGTGAGGCGCGGAATCCCAAAAGCGGCGACGTCGTCAAGATTGCCGCCAAGAAGACACCGTTTTTCAAGACTGGCAAGGAACTCCGCGAGCGAGTCAACAACGGTTAG